One window of Phycisphaeraceae bacterium genomic DNA carries:
- a CDS encoding response regulator transcription factor, whose product MSKPIGVVLADDHTMVRGALAAWLNATDDIGVLGDVTNAEEAIEACLKHEPHVLVLDIDMPGLSCFDAARTIRARCPLTRIIFLSAFFHDRYIQEALAVEASGYLTKGEPPQTVEAAIRVAAGGGVCFSEQVQTRMVIGQEGARLGDGTKTRVETLTPRELEILRYLARGMSKKEIAQTMSLSVKTVDNHCTNLMMKLDIHDRVELARFAIREGLAEP is encoded by the coding sequence ATGAGCAAGCCGATCGGGGTCGTCCTCGCGGATGATCACACGATGGTGAGAGGTGCTCTCGCGGCGTGGCTGAACGCCACGGACGATATCGGCGTCCTCGGCGACGTCACAAACGCCGAAGAAGCGATCGAGGCGTGCCTCAAGCATGAGCCGCACGTGCTCGTTCTGGATATCGACATGCCCGGCCTCTCGTGCTTCGACGCGGCACGCACCATCCGAGCCCGTTGCCCCCTGACACGCATCATCTTCCTGAGCGCGTTCTTCCACGATCGCTATATCCAGGAAGCGCTCGCCGTCGAGGCCTCCGGATACCTGACCAAGGGGGAGCCCCCGCAGACGGTCGAAGCCGCGATCCGTGTCGCGGCGGGCGGCGGCGTCTGCTTCTCGGAGCAGGTGCAGACTCGCATGGTGATCGGGCAGGAAGGCGCCCGACTCGGAGACGGAACGAAGACCCGGGTCGAGACCCTCACTCCCCGTGAGCTCGAGATTCTTCGCTACCTGGCGCGTGGCATGTCCAAGAAAGAGATCGCTCAAACCATGTCGCTGAGCGTCAAGACCGTGGACAACCATTGCACCAACCTGATGATGAAACTCGATATCCACGACCGTGTCGAGCTCGCCAGATTCGCGATCCGGGAAGGGCTGGCCGAACCCTGA
- a CDS encoding DUF1425 domain-containing protein codes for MHAHSIKDHQAPVRRSVRAIALGAITISALSLASCKTSDKPPPGAMADPVLIENYPSVVALEGLQPYIGVSAPVETRTPGQPLAVQVPVRALTNGAELNVQYRFFWLNDQQVPVQEDGEWRYMRMPARSQVFMSGNALDTRATRWRLEIRPAR; via the coding sequence ATGCACGCTCATTCAATCAAGGACCACCAAGCCCCGGTGCGCCGCTCGGTCAGGGCGATCGCGCTCGGAGCCATCACCATCTCGGCTCTCTCACTCGCGTCCTGCAAGACTTCTGACAAGCCGCCGCCCGGCGCGATGGCCGATCCCGTGCTGATCGAGAACTACCCCTCGGTGGTCGCGCTCGAAGGGCTTCAGCCCTACATCGGTGTCTCCGCGCCGGTCGAGACCCGCACGCCCGGCCAGCCCCTCGCCGTGCAGGTGCCGGTCCGCGCGCTGACCAACGGAGCCGAACTCAACGTGCAGTACCGCTTCTTCTGGTTGAACGATCAGCAGGTGCCGGTGCAGGAGGATGGCGAATGGCGCTACATGCGCATGCCGGCCCGGTCGCAGGTCTTCATGTCAGGCAACGCCCTCGACACGCGGGCTACCCGTTGGAGACTCGAGATCCGTCCCGCCAGATAG
- a CDS encoding Dabb family protein: MVKRRHSPSVVTAMVALLAAPLASALVVFAQPSAERGTRVVEATRAPRPAVINHIVLITLRDASDAEALIADSDRLLATIPSVVSYFCGTHLDTGRSTVDGSYHVGLYVGFDSAEGYMAYIDHEGHVELVKSWAPRVESMRIFDVVDPTP, from the coding sequence ATGGTCAAACGACGTCATTCTCCGAGCGTCGTGACGGCGATGGTGGCGTTGCTCGCGGCACCGCTCGCGTCTGCACTTGTCGTGTTTGCACAGCCCTCGGCCGAACGCGGCACGAGAGTGGTCGAGGCCACGCGAGCGCCCAGACCCGCGGTGATCAACCACATCGTGCTGATCACGTTGCGGGACGCGTCGGACGCTGAAGCGTTGATCGCGGACTCTGATCGCCTCCTGGCGACTATCCCCTCTGTGGTCTCGTACTTCTGCGGCACGCACCTGGACACGGGGCGCTCGACAGTGGACGGGTCGTACCACGTTGGGCTCTACGTCGGGTTCGATTCGGCCGAGGGGTACATGGCGTACATCGATCACGAGGGACACGTGGAACTCGTGAAATCATGGGCTCCGCGAGTCGAGTCGATGCGGATCTTTGACGTTGTTGATCCAACGCCGTGA
- a CDS encoding tetratricopeptide repeat protein gives MPRATRTDAGRVVACLAAMLLVLSGCAGNRVDESYALRVDRGEFARARGYLYNRNAAASPRLSDKQHLLDRQRLLMVTLADGLPRHAESLANRVYEVLRIQGLNADKTVPSVVLHEGVRIWKGEPFEQAMAYAYVAIQKGSIGDWGNMRAAAESSLFLLRDFGVNEKGERLSTLEIAQRAAAKGDGGDEFFDNGYVVGATDFALGHALLGIAAHALGRTEEATDHFRRAVEIRPDLAPAFDEITSGRADTVLIVDAGRGPSKVAYGPDGALAKFQPRTRSDTRPLHVSGDALGERRIAQASDLNLMAADHMWNNLEDARRAKSTLGTALLLGGVIVAAGVDDDSGTAQIIGISAAALGALMKASAAADLRHLESLPQRTYIVPLQLPDEGATVRVRVGDLGQTELALAGLRQPDRSRAERLQIRYVRLPTVSTPLTWMVSGEIRYGNDAWPGDVPGDDLPFILGGRCVRVPTHETMARYHARGRLLGLTLADLQELYRAEGITVDPDDELERVGVHILEGGRSLACPQAGTAGFARLFGQEHPAYTPRSREVRELAARIRNQGTAP, from the coding sequence GTGCCGAGAGCAACCAGAACCGATGCGGGCCGCGTTGTCGCGTGCCTTGCCGCGATGCTTCTGGTTCTCTCGGGGTGTGCGGGGAACCGGGTGGATGAGTCATATGCCTTGCGGGTCGATCGGGGCGAGTTCGCCCGTGCACGGGGTTATCTCTACAACCGCAACGCCGCTGCTTCTCCGAGACTCTCGGACAAGCAGCACCTGCTCGATCGACAGCGGCTCCTGATGGTTACGCTCGCCGACGGTCTCCCTCGCCACGCCGAGTCGCTCGCCAATCGTGTGTACGAGGTGCTCCGCATCCAGGGGCTGAACGCCGACAAGACCGTGCCGAGCGTCGTGCTGCACGAGGGTGTGCGGATCTGGAAGGGCGAACCGTTCGAGCAGGCGATGGCGTACGCCTACGTTGCGATCCAGAAGGGCTCGATAGGTGATTGGGGGAACATGCGGGCCGCCGCGGAGAGTTCGCTGTTTCTGCTCCGCGACTTCGGTGTGAACGAGAAGGGCGAGCGCCTCTCGACGCTCGAGATCGCCCAGCGTGCCGCGGCGAAGGGCGACGGTGGAGACGAGTTCTTCGACAACGGCTATGTCGTCGGCGCTACCGACTTCGCGCTCGGGCACGCGCTCCTGGGCATCGCGGCGCACGCACTTGGGCGGACGGAAGAGGCGACGGATCACTTCCGAAGAGCCGTGGAGATCCGTCCCGACCTTGCCCCCGCCTTCGACGAGATCACGAGCGGCCGAGCCGACACGGTGCTGATCGTCGATGCCGGTCGTGGACCATCAAAGGTCGCGTACGGACCGGACGGCGCACTCGCAAAGTTCCAGCCGCGCACGCGCAGCGACACTAGGCCCCTCCATGTCTCCGGCGACGCACTCGGCGAGCGGCGGATCGCGCAGGCATCCGATCTCAACCTCATGGCTGCCGACCATATGTGGAACAACCTCGAAGACGCGCGCAGGGCAAAGAGCACGCTCGGCACCGCGCTCCTTCTCGGCGGCGTGATCGTGGCAGCGGGTGTCGATGACGACAGCGGGACCGCGCAGATCATCGGCATCTCCGCTGCCGCGCTCGGTGCTCTCATGAAGGCATCCGCCGCGGCTGACCTCCGCCATCTCGAGTCTCTCCCTCAGCGAACGTACATCGTGCCTCTCCAACTTCCGGATGAGGGCGCGACGGTGCGGGTTCGCGTCGGCGATCTCGGGCAGACCGAACTTGCCCTCGCGGGCCTTCGTCAGCCCGATCGCTCCCGGGCAGAGCGGCTTCAGATCCGTTACGTGCGACTGCCCACGGTCTCAACACCGCTCACGTGGATGGTCTCAGGCGAGATCCGGTACGGCAATGATGCGTGGCCAGGAGACGTGCCCGGCGACGATCTGCCGTTCATCCTCGGGGGGCGTTGCGTGCGAGTGCCCACGCACGAGACCATGGCCAGATACCACGCCAGAGGGCGGCTGCTCGGGCTCACGCTCGCCGACTTGCAGGAGTTGTATCGTGCCGAGGGAATCACCGTCGACCCCGACGATGAGCTCGAACGAGTCGGCGTCCACATCCTCGAAGGCGGACGCTCCCTCGCATGTCCGCAGGCAGGCACCGCCGGCTTCGCACGTCTCTTCGGTCAGGAGCATCCGGCATACACCCCACGGTCGCGCGAGGTCCGAGAGCTCGCCGCGAGAATCAGGAATCAGGGCACAGCACCCTGA
- a CDS encoding OPT/YSL family transporter, with the protein MAMKQLSDEQIRDWSLEQKDRWWLENVFRGNMPQLTIRSALMGFMLGGILSATNLYVGAKTGWSLGVGITSVILSFAFFRVLQRTGLAKEFTILENNCVQSIATSAGYMTAPLISSLVAYMIVSEHIIPWWQMMAWNIVVSVLGVLFAFPMKRRFINDEQHPFPEGRACGVVLDALHSAEAASGMVKARILVVTAAVAAFLKFIQAHAIQEWIQHRLLKLKSEVVSFPEQLGDLIAAGWTKVFGAAPSIGGVDLRQLTLNPTLEFALIGAGGLMGIKAGMSLLIGGLINYAILAPIMINMGEIPPARIIAETGASVYNFRTITTWALWPGVACMVFASFTALFAKPQAFVAAFSALTGKKKKAGSDVLGHIELPLWISIVGVPIVSIVAAFMAQYFFGVKWWVCLVGLPLAFILALVAASSTALTGTTPVGATSKVTQLFYGMVDKGNIQTNLATASLTAEVVSNASNLLMDIKPGYMLGAKPRQQAIGHVIGIIAGSVASVPLFFILFVRGNKAVDTSTAEATAATIANIQSDAFPMPAATIWKAVAEALTQGIGSLPVSVLWAAIVGSIVGLTLELGRIFSKGKFPLSPVALGLAFVISFEYIFAMSLGAIIFWFLGVGRKPKDPLAPKSLWVENHEPICAGVIAGAALMGILDAVIAAFVLN; encoded by the coding sequence ATGGCAATGAAGCAACTCAGCGACGAACAGATTCGTGACTGGTCTCTCGAGCAGAAGGACCGCTGGTGGCTTGAGAACGTCTTCCGCGGCAACATGCCCCAGCTCACCATCCGATCCGCGTTGATGGGCTTCATGCTCGGCGGCATCCTCTCCGCCACGAACCTCTACGTCGGAGCCAAGACCGGCTGGTCGCTCGGTGTCGGCATCACCTCGGTCATCCTCTCATTCGCGTTCTTCAGGGTTCTCCAGAGAACCGGGCTCGCCAAAGAGTTCACGATTCTCGAGAACAACTGCGTCCAGTCAATCGCGACGAGCGCGGGATACATGACCGCGCCGCTCATCTCCTCCCTCGTCGCCTACATGATCGTCAGCGAGCACATCATCCCGTGGTGGCAGATGATGGCTTGGAACATCGTCGTCTCGGTCCTCGGCGTCCTCTTTGCCTTCCCGATGAAGCGACGCTTCATCAACGATGAGCAGCATCCCTTCCCTGAGGGCCGCGCGTGCGGCGTCGTTCTCGACGCCCTCCACTCCGCCGAGGCCGCCTCCGGCATGGTCAAGGCCCGCATCCTCGTCGTCACCGCCGCCGTCGCCGCGTTCCTCAAGTTCATCCAGGCGCACGCCATTCAGGAGTGGATCCAGCACCGCCTCCTGAAACTCAAGTCTGAGGTGGTCTCCTTCCCGGAACAGCTCGGCGACCTGATCGCCGCAGGATGGACAAAGGTCTTCGGTGCCGCACCATCCATTGGCGGCGTAGATCTCCGCCAACTCACCCTCAATCCGACGCTCGAGTTCGCCTTGATTGGCGCGGGCGGTCTGATGGGCATCAAGGCCGGCATGTCGCTGCTCATCGGGGGTCTGATCAACTACGCGATCCTCGCCCCCATCATGATCAACATGGGCGAGATCCCTCCCGCCCGCATCATCGCCGAGACCGGTGCGAGCGTCTACAACTTCCGCACCATCACCACCTGGGCCCTCTGGCCTGGCGTCGCCTGCATGGTGTTTGCCTCGTTCACCGCGCTCTTTGCGAAGCCCCAAGCTTTCGTGGCAGCCTTCTCTGCACTCACGGGAAAGAAGAAGAAGGCCGGCTCGGATGTCCTCGGGCACATCGAGCTCCCACTCTGGATATCGATCGTCGGCGTGCCGATCGTCAGTATCGTCGCCGCCTTCATGGCTCAGTACTTCTTCGGTGTGAAGTGGTGGGTCTGCCTGGTCGGGCTTCCGCTCGCCTTCATCCTCGCGCTCGTCGCCGCGAGTTCGACCGCACTCACGGGCACCACGCCCGTCGGCGCGACCAGCAAGGTCACGCAGCTCTTCTACGGCATGGTCGACAAGGGCAACATCCAGACCAACCTCGCAACGGCAAGTCTTACTGCAGAGGTCGTCTCGAACGCCTCCAACCTGCTGATGGACATCAAGCCCGGCTACATGCTCGGCGCGAAGCCGCGCCAGCAAGCCATCGGCCATGTCATCGGCATCATCGCCGGATCGGTCGCGAGTGTCCCGCTCTTCTTCATCCTCTTCGTGCGTGGCAACAAGGCCGTTGACACCTCAACCGCCGAAGCGACCGCCGCGACGATTGCCAACATCCAGAGCGATGCGTTCCCCATGCCCGCCGCCACAATCTGGAAGGCCGTCGCCGAGGCGCTTACGCAGGGAATCGGCTCGCTCCCGGTGAGCGTGCTCTGGGCCGCCATTGTCGGTTCCATCGTCGGGCTCACGCTCGAACTCGGGCGCATCTTCTCCAAAGGCAAGTTCCCGCTCTCACCCGTCGCCCTGGGGCTCGCATTCGTGATCAGCTTCGAGTACATCTTCGCGATGTCGCTCGGCGCCATCATCTTCTGGTTTCTCGGCGTCGGCAGAAAGCCGAAAGACCCGCTCGCACCCAAGTCCCTCTGGGTCGAGAATCACGAGCCGATCTGCGCGGGCGTGATCGCCGGAGCCGCCCTTATGGGCATCCTCGACGCCGTCATCGCCGCGTTTGTGTTGAACTGA
- a CDS encoding PAS domain S-box protein, with the protein MEPLGRTRALLLPGLIVIVVTVVMSIVVAQAMSPDIGLGVVGAGLVCLVWIVMVAPGGLLARERRAIAALAQSERRYRTLVQTAQDLIWSVDASGEWTFVNDAARTIYGVDPAQLIGTTMMERAEDGKGNGDAEMLIRAMRGEPCIGHVRRHRRADGSLVDLAFNVAALRDSEGRVIGATGTASDITERIRTERELERSEAQLRLVTDALPVLISYVDTDRLVRFANHHHAEWLGRPLSTIVGRTLEQVLDAQTLAEVSESIDGALSCEHVSFMRSFDHPTLGERRIRVDLEPHIISQPWAEPRAAGFVALITDETDRLKLETELRHVQMMEAVGQLASGVAHDFNNLLTAMFSQIAVARIRVGDAHPATEVIEELDLTAQQARGVAKFLLSLGRKGSADRSHVDLAMLVGRASQMLRRVLPRSIELDVLVPERGVAWVYADSVQLQQALLNLALNARDAMPSGGNLAVQVSVERNAAGAGEAVLIVRDTGHGMPPEILARVFEPFFTTKPKGQGTGLGLSIIKGIIEDHGGAIRATSVRGHGAEFMIRLPLVKPPQETTLVPSDADGSAERKTVVLAFQSRHIREILATALAGDGLSVVQVGTAEDLIQRVRASSSRVHGVVVDLGQTLGASSIADLRQSGWLGPVLLVSEGHAVETDPCTRQLQKPYAVTTLCGAVRTMMSEQADFGGMP; encoded by the coding sequence ATGGAACCACTGGGAAGAACCCGCGCTCTGCTTCTGCCAGGATTGATCGTGATCGTCGTGACGGTCGTGATGTCGATCGTGGTCGCACAGGCAATGAGCCCCGACATCGGGCTGGGCGTGGTCGGCGCGGGGCTTGTCTGTCTGGTGTGGATCGTGATGGTGGCTCCAGGCGGCCTTCTGGCACGTGAGCGCCGGGCAATCGCCGCCCTCGCCCAGAGCGAGCGACGCTATCGAACGCTGGTGCAGACGGCCCAGGATCTGATCTGGTCGGTGGATGCTTCGGGAGAGTGGACCTTCGTCAACGACGCCGCACGGACGATCTACGGTGTCGACCCGGCTCAATTAATCGGCACGACGATGATGGAGCGTGCGGAGGATGGAAAGGGCAACGGGGACGCTGAGATGCTGATCAGGGCGATGCGAGGCGAGCCGTGCATCGGGCACGTCAGGAGGCATCGGCGCGCCGATGGGTCTCTGGTCGATCTTGCGTTCAACGTCGCGGCCCTGCGCGACTCAGAGGGACGTGTGATCGGTGCCACGGGCACGGCGTCCGACATCACCGAGCGAATCCGTACCGAGCGAGAACTGGAGCGGAGCGAGGCGCAGCTGCGTCTGGTGACGGACGCCCTGCCGGTGCTGATCTCGTATGTGGATACCGATCGCCTGGTGCGGTTCGCCAATCATCATCACGCCGAATGGCTCGGGCGTCCGCTCTCGACGATCGTCGGCCGCACACTGGAGCAGGTGCTGGACGCTCAGACGCTCGCGGAGGTCTCTGAGTCGATCGACGGTGCGCTCTCGTGCGAGCACGTCTCATTCATGCGGTCGTTCGATCATCCGACCTTGGGCGAACGCCGGATCCGTGTGGATCTTGAGCCACACATCATCTCGCAACCGTGGGCCGAACCGCGTGCGGCTGGCTTTGTCGCGTTGATCACGGACGAGACCGACCGGCTGAAACTTGAGACCGAGCTTCGGCACGTGCAGATGATGGAAGCTGTCGGCCAGTTGGCGAGCGGTGTCGCGCACGACTTCAACAACCTCTTGACCGCGATGTTCTCACAGATCGCCGTGGCGCGGATCCGCGTGGGCGATGCCCACCCCGCGACAGAGGTGATCGAGGAACTCGATCTCACGGCCCAGCAGGCACGAGGCGTTGCCAAGTTCCTTCTGTCTCTCGGACGCAAGGGGTCTGCGGACCGATCGCACGTCGACCTCGCGATGCTCGTCGGGCGAGCGAGCCAGATGCTTCGCCGTGTGCTGCCCCGTTCGATCGAGCTCGACGTCCTGGTGCCCGAGCGCGGCGTGGCGTGGGTGTATGCGGACAGCGTGCAGTTGCAGCAGGCGCTGCTCAACCTCGCGCTGAACGCACGAGACGCGATGCCCTCGGGAGGGAACCTCGCGGTCCAAGTCAGTGTCGAGCGGAACGCTGCGGGTGCCGGCGAGGCAGTGCTCATCGTCCGCGACACGGGCCACGGGATGCCGCCCGAGATCCTCGCACGCGTCTTCGAGCCGTTCTTCACGACCAAGCCGAAGGGACAGGGCACGGGGCTCGGCCTCTCGATCATCAAGGGAATCATCGAGGATCATGGCGGAGCGATCCGCGCGACCTCCGTCCGAGGCCATGGTGCGGAGTTCATGATCAGACTGCCGCTCGTGAAGCCACCCCAGGAAACAACCCTAGTGCCATCGGATGCAGACGGCTCGGCCGAGCGTAAGACGGTGGTTCTCGCCTTTCAGAGCAGGCACATACGCGAGATCCTCGCCACCGCGCTCGCTGGTGATGGGCTGAGCGTTGTACAGGTGGGAACGGCAGAAGACCTGATTCAACGCGTCCGCGCGTCATCCTCCCGCGTACATGGTGTTGTCGTGGACCTCGGGCAGACGCTCGGAGCATCAAGCATCGCGGATCTCAGGCAATCCGGATGGCTCGGGCCCGTGCTTCTGGTCAGCGAGGGACACGCGGTGGAGACCGATCCATGCACGCGACAGTTGCAAAAGCCGTACGCGGTGACGACATTGTGCGGAGCGGTGCGAACCATGATGTCAGAACAGGCAGATTTCGGAGGGATGCCATGA
- a CDS encoding anhydro-N-acetylmuramic acid kinase, protein MERRLVVGCMTGTSIDGIDAALVAIEGRGLDLRAFIVRGISRPMGDLARGLRDAAEQRPLSAARFTELAQGLAAAHVRAITELLSGDKCDLIAVHGQTVYHAPPLSWQMINPSPIAHTFGVPVVFDLRAADLASGGQGAPITPLSDAILLREFPTSAAVVNLGGFCNVTTGVGEGGVQIGRIGGRDVCACNHILDAIARATMDKAYDEGGMSALSGTIDPEALDGLLAILSEQSMAGRSLGTGDEVMGWIESHRLRVRAQDMAATACAAIGRAVAESVRGAGTVLLAGGGAKNMALVRAIRLAAVPSTVRFADELGISSTYREPLAIAVLGALCQDRVPITLPQVTGCGSVPPPISGCWVLP, encoded by the coding sequence ATGGAGCGTCGTCTGGTCGTTGGGTGCATGACAGGGACGAGCATCGACGGGATCGATGCCGCACTCGTCGCGATCGAGGGACGCGGGCTCGACCTTCGGGCGTTCATCGTTCGTGGGATCTCTCGGCCGATGGGTGATCTTGCGAGGGGGCTTCGCGATGCGGCCGAGCAGCGTCCACTCTCCGCGGCGCGATTCACCGAACTGGCACAGGGGCTGGCGGCGGCACACGTTCGTGCGATCACCGAGTTGCTGAGCGGTGACAAGTGCGACCTGATCGCGGTGCACGGCCAGACGGTGTACCACGCGCCGCCGCTCTCTTGGCAGATGATCAATCCATCGCCGATCGCGCACACCTTCGGCGTGCCCGTGGTGTTCGACCTGCGGGCGGCGGACCTTGCGAGCGGCGGGCAGGGTGCGCCGATCACGCCTCTTTCTGACGCGATCCTGCTGCGCGAGTTCCCCACCTCGGCGGCGGTCGTAAACCTGGGAGGTTTCTGCAACGTGACGACCGGCGTCGGAGAAGGCGGGGTGCAGATCGGGCGGATCGGGGGTCGGGACGTGTGCGCGTGCAACCACATACTCGATGCGATCGCACGAGCGACGATGGACAAGGCGTACGACGAGGGCGGGATGAGTGCCCTCTCCGGAACGATCGATCCCGAAGCCCTCGACGGGCTCCTTGCGATCCTCAGCGAGCAATCGATGGCCGGGCGCTCTTTGGGCACGGGCGATGAGGTGATGGGGTGGATCGAGTCGCACCGGCTGCGGGTGCGGGCTCAGGACATGGCCGCGACCGCATGCGCCGCGATCGGGCGGGCGGTCGCGGAATCGGTCAGGGGCGCGGGGACGGTGCTGCTGGCGGGAGGGGGCGCAAAGAACATGGCGCTGGTTCGAGCGATCCGACTGGCGGCGGTGCCCTCTACCGTCAGATTCGCGGACGAGCTTGGGATATCGAGCACCTACCGCGAGCCGCTGGCGATCGCGGTGCTTGGTGCGCTCTGCCAGGATCGGGTTCCCATCACACTGCCCCAGGTGACTGGGTGTGGCTCGGTGCCGCCCCCCATCTCGGGATGCTGGGTGCTGCCATGA
- a CDS encoding aminotransferase class I/II-fold pyridoxal phosphate-dependent enzyme, whose protein sequence is MQGRTMLAFAGCNYLGLANDPRVLQAVRMGLDRYGLSTTASRETTGNTTAFDDLETALSQFLSTERSLLLADGYTANIAMAQALATRFRTVLIDAKSHHSVHDAARSAGLVVVTFPHGDTEAAAVLARRHADADPSGAVAILTDGVFTSDGAIAKLPALLAALPNERSLLVVDDCHGVCVLGPDGRGTVSHYELTDPRIIITTTLAKGLGSYGGCIAGAAWFVELARSASGIYRCSTPIPPAIAMAAHEALRIVLAEPERIERLRSNTARLRGAFEAIGLPLRADHGSAQIPIFAFVLDTHERMESVHRSMLDEGILAPFIRYPNGPADMFFRIVVNAAHTTDQIDRLADAFARRLPAMGLTGTRGDGTCLSGGTDLESPTGSPRVEGVA, encoded by the coding sequence ATGCAGGGCCGAACCATGCTCGCCTTCGCCGGCTGCAATTACCTCGGGCTGGCCAACGACCCGCGTGTGCTCCAGGCGGTACGGATGGGCCTTGATCGGTACGGTCTCTCGACGACGGCCTCACGCGAAACGACGGGGAACACCACGGCCTTTGACGATCTTGAGACCGCGCTCTCCCAGTTTCTGAGCACCGAACGCTCGCTCCTTCTCGCGGATGGGTACACGGCCAACATCGCGATGGCTCAGGCACTGGCCACGAGATTCCGCACGGTGCTGATCGACGCCAAGAGCCACCACTCGGTGCATGATGCCGCACGGAGCGCGGGCCTGGTTGTGGTCACGTTCCCGCACGGGGACACGGAGGCCGCAGCTGTGCTCGCCAGGCGACACGCAGATGCCGACCCATCTGGCGCGGTGGCGATCCTGACTGACGGGGTCTTCACAAGCGATGGCGCGATCGCAAAGCTTCCGGCGTTGCTCGCGGCTTTGCCGAACGAGCGTTCGCTGCTGGTTGTGGACGATTGCCACGGCGTGTGCGTGCTGGGGCCGGATGGCCGCGGCACAGTTTCGCACTACGAGCTGACCGACCCCCGGATCATCATCACGACGACACTGGCGAAGGGGCTCGGCTCATACGGCGGGTGCATCGCCGGAGCGGCGTGGTTCGTGGAACTGGCGCGCAGCGCGTCGGGGATCTACAGGTGCTCGACGCCTATCCCGCCAGCCATCGCCATGGCGGCGCATGAGGCCCTGCGCATCGTCCTGGCAGAGCCCGAGAGGATCGAGCGGCTCAGATCGAATACCGCCCGGCTCCGCGGAGCGTTTGAAGCGATCGGGCTCCCGTTGCGGGCGGATCATGGGAGCGCCCAGATCCCGATCTTCGCGTTCGTGCTCGACACGCATGAGCGAATGGAGAGCGTGCATCGCTCGATGCTCGACGAGGGCATCCTCGCTCCGTTCATCCGTTATCCGAACGGCCCTGCGGATATGTTCTTCCGCATCGTCGTCAACGCGGCGCACACCACCGACCAGATCGACCGTCTGGCGGACGCCTTCGCCAGACGGCTGCCCGCGATGGGGCTTACGGGCACTCGTGGGGACGGGACGTGTCTATCTGGCGGGACGGATCTCGAGTCTCCAACGGGTAGCCCGCGTGTCGAGGGCGTTGCCTGA
- the murQ gene encoding N-acetylmuramic acid 6-phosphate etherase — MSDARLPPDRSWVSTEQRNPDSMSLHTLSIAGCVDLITNEDRRIHEAMARAKPALTALIADIVPRFRRGGRLIYVGAGTSGRLGVLDASEAPPTFQVDAGRIVGIIAGGDAALRKSSEGAEDDPDGARDSLAKLHLTDDDSVVGLAAGGTTPYVLGAIGLAKHAAPGSLASLITCSDVPKPACADHLIVLETGAEVLTGSTRMKAGTATKLALNTISTTVMIQSGKVYENLMVDLRASNDKLRDRAARIVSTLTGVDRHGAITLLDRAQGSAKVAIVMGRLGVDSTAAEAMLGVSGGRLDVVLSEAPPIRSM; from the coding sequence ATGAGCGACGCTCGCCTCCCTCCGGACAGGTCATGGGTATCGACGGAACAACGAAACCCGGACTCGATGTCGCTGCACACGCTCTCGATTGCCGGATGCGTGGATCTCATCACGAACGAGGACCGGCGTATCCACGAGGCGATGGCACGGGCAAAGCCGGCGTTGACCGCGCTCATCGCGGACATTGTGCCACGCTTTCGGCGGGGAGGGCGGCTCATCTATGTGGGAGCGGGCACATCAGGACGGCTCGGCGTCTTAGATGCCTCTGAGGCCCCGCCAACCTTTCAGGTCGATGCGGGGCGGATTGTCGGGATCATCGCCGGCGGGGACGCAGCGTTACGAAAGTCGTCTGAAGGTGCGGAAGACGACCCCGACGGGGCGAGGGACTCGCTGGCGAAGCTCCACCTGACGGATGACGATTCAGTCGTCGGGCTGGCGGCGGGAGGCACGACCCCTTATGTGCTTGGAGCGATTGGACTTGCGAAGCACGCGGCACCCGGATCGCTGGCATCACTCATTACCTGTTCCGATGTTCCAAAGCCAGCGTGTGCAGACCACCTGATCGTGCTGGAGACTGGTGCGGAGGTCCTGACCGGCTCGACGCGGATGAAAGCGGGAACGGCGACAAAGCTGGCGTTGAACACCATCTCGACCACGGTGATGATCCAGTCGGGCAAGGTCTACGAGAATCTCATGGTGGACCTACGGGCTTCCAACGACAAGTTGCGCGACCGAGCGGCACGGATCGTCTCGACCCTGACCGGGGTCGATCGTCACGGCGCAATCACGCTGCTCGACCGGGCGCAGGGCTCGGCCAAGGTTGCGATCGTGATGGGTCGGTTGGGGGTGGATTCGACCGCTGCGGAAGCCATGCTCGGCGTGTCGGGGGGGCGTCTCGACGTTGTGTTGTCCGAGGCCCCGCCGATCCGATCAATGTAA